One window of Trichomycterus rosablanca isolate fTriRos1 chromosome 2, fTriRos1.hap1, whole genome shotgun sequence genomic DNA carries:
- the hoxa13a gene encoding homeobox protein Hox-A13a has product MTTSLLLRPRWIDPVMFLYENGGASDDAGKTMDAFVGGNFAPSSCRNIMAPSTAYMSSDVATPVSGEPGKQCSPCSATQGSGGASLPFGYFGGGGYYPCRSPASATSPYGDKFMDMSAPSAEDYAVSRAKEFAFYQSYGTSPYQPVPGYLDVPLVQAVSGPAESRHEPSLLPVESYQPWAISTSGWNGQVYCAKDQAQTGHMWKSIPDAVPQGGPEASSFRRGRKKRVPYTKVQLKELEREYAANKFITKDKRRRISAQTNLSERQVTIWFQNRRVKEKKVVNKLKHDS; this is encoded by the exons ATGACAACGTCACTGCTCCTGCGCCCGCGCTGGATCGACCCGGTCATGTTTCTCTATGAAAACGGCGGTGCTTCAGACGACGCAGGCAAGACCATGGATGCATTTGTAGGGGGCAATTTTGCGCCGAGCTCCTGCAGAAATATTATGGCTCCCAGCACTGCTTACATGTCGAGCGACGTAGCTACACCAGTATCTGGCGAGCCTGGAAAGCAATGCAGCCCATGCTCGGCCACGCAGGGATCTGGAGGTGCTTCGCTGCCTTTTGGCTATTTTGGCGGCGGTGGATATTATCCGTGTCGT TCCCCTGCCTCAGCAACTTCGCCTTACGGGGACAAATTCATGGATATGTCAGCCCCGTCGGCTGAGGATTACGCTGTCTCAAGAGCCAAGGAGTTCGCATTCTACCAGAGCTACGGCACAAGTCCGTACCAGCCCGTTCCCGGATACCTGGATGTACCCTTAGTGCAGGCTGTAAGTGGGCCAGCGGAATCCAGACACGAGCCCTCTTTATTGCCTGTGGAAAGTTATCAGCCGTGGGCGATCAGTACTAGCGGATGGAACGGCCAAGTTTACTGCGCCAAAGATCAAGCACAGACAGGGCACATGTGGAAATCTATACCAG ACGCAGTGCCTCAAGGAGGGCCAGAAGCCAGTTCGTTCCGGCGAGGCAGGAAGAAGCGCGTGCCATACACCAAGGTGCAACTGAAGGAGCTGGAGCGCGAGTACGCGGCCAACAAGTTCATTACCAAGGACAAGCGCAGGCGTATATCTGCTCAGACAAATCTGTCCGAAAGACAGGTGACAATCTGGTTTCAGAACCGACGAGTAAAAGAGAAGAAGGTTGTCAACAAATTGAAACACGACAGCTAG
- the evx1 gene encoding homeobox even-skipped homolog protein 1, with protein MESRKDAEIRAEGGQTETLGSHFSDNGGDFVRQQHDKSASRNRTSPESFPYSRDQVTETREKAWTGGFGEMRQTSELCGPKREILDLRTKESSSSDAESDFYEEINVSCTPESMDYNNSQGHEKTSLSPSTESTVDGGKTGLSPAALSYGADQMRRYRTAFTREQIARLEKEFFRENYVSRPRRCELAAALNLPETTIKVWFQNRRMKDKRQRLAMTWPHPADSAFYTYMMSHAAAAGNLPYPFPSHLPMPYYSHLSGMAAASASAAGAPSFTNPLRSLDTFRLLSHPYPRPELLCAFRHPSLYASTGHVLGPGGSACTCIACQSNGIAQRSTTNSDFSCSPSSMPDTFLTFSPAIISKSSSVSVDQREEVQLTR; from the exons ATGGAAAGCAGAAAGGACGCAGAGATACGCGCCGAGGGTGGTCAGACTGAAACATTGGGCTCTCATTTCTCTGACAATGGTGGAGATTTCGTTCGCCAGCAACATGACAAGTCGGCTAGCCGAAATCGCACGAGCCCCGAGTCTTTTCCGTACTCGCGAGATCAAGTAACCGAGACGAGGGAGAAAGCGTGGACCGGCGGATTTGGGGAAATGAGACAGACAAGCGAGTTGTGTGGACCGAAACGAGAGATCTTAGATCTCCGTACGAAAGAATCTAGCAGCTCCGACGCAGAATCAGACTTCTATGAAGAGATTAATGTCAGTTGCACACCTGAAAGTATGGACTACAATAACAGTCAag GACATGAAAAGACGTCTCTGAGCCCCAGTACCGAAAGTACAGTCGATGGTGGGAAGACGGGTTTAAGCCCCGCTGCACTGTCTTATGGGGCAGATCAAATGCGACGATACCGGACAGCTTTCACCAGGGAGCAAATAGCTCGACTGGAAAAGGAGTTTTTTAGGGAAAACTACGTTTCTCGTCCTCGCAGATGCGAACTGGCGGCCGCCTTAAATCTGCCTGAAACGACGATTAAG GTGTGGTTTCAAAACCGGAGAATGAAGGACAAGCGGCAACGGTTGGCGATGACGTGGCCTCATCCGGCCGATTCGGCCTTTTATACCTACATGATGAGCCACGCGGCTGCTGCGGGTAATCTACCGTACCCGTTTCCTTCTCATCTTCCCATGCCCTACTACTCACATCTGAGCGGCATGGCTGCAGCATCAGCATCCGCAGCTGGGGCGCCTTCTTTTACTAACCCGTTGCGCTCCCTGGACACCTTCCGTCTCCTTTCTCACCCATACCCACGCCCCGAGTTGCTTTGCGCTTTTAGACACCCATCGCTATACGCAAGCACAGGTCACGTCCTTGGTCCTGGCGGGAGCGCGTGCACGTGCATTGCGTGTCAATCAAACGGGATTGCGCAAAGGTCAACGACCAACTCAGACTTTTCGTGTTCGCCCAGCAGCATGCCTGATACTTTCCTCACGTTCTCACCGGCCATCATCAGCAAGTCGTCCTCCGTTTCTGTGGATCAGAGGGAGGAGGTACAGCTGACCAGATAA